GGATTCTCCCGGATATGACCTTCTGAAGCAAGGAAGCGAAAAAACATCCTCGTGGCGGAAATGTTCCTGGCGATCGACCTGGCAGACAGCGACCTCCTTAGAGAGTTCAGGTATTCGATAATTCGATCCCGGGAGACCGTAAGCGGGGACAGGCGCTGTTCTTCGAGGAATCGGGCAAATCCGGACAAATCCCTGCTGTAGGCCTGGACGGTGTTGTCGGCAAGCCCCCGTTCCAGTCTCAGGTAATTGATGAATTGATCGATCAGAGCATCCATTTTTGAACCAGAATTAGACGAATGATGCGAATAGCGCAAGGAATTCGGTTGCCATGACAACATGCCGTACTACGGAAGAATTTCATTAAATTTCTCAATTCCTGAATCCGTGGGAATCAGAAATCATAAAACCGGTCGCTTCTGGTCAGTATCCTCGGACCCGTATCTTCCACCAGGACCATTTCCTCCAATCGCACGCCTCCCTTTCCGGGGATATAAATTCCGGGTTCAATGGTGAATACGCTCCCTTTTTGGAGTTTGACCGGATTCCTCGGTCCGATTCTGGGACGTTCATGGACCGCCAAACCCACGCCGTGGCCGAGGCCGTGACCGAAATACTTTCCAAACCCGGCCTCACGAATGTATTTCCTGGCCAAACCGTCCAGATGGGTGCTCTCCACCAGAGGGCGAACGCTTTTCAGAGCCTCCAGCTGTGCGTGCCGGACGGTCCTGTAGATGATTTTGAATTCGGGGCTCGGCGCGCCCAAAAAGACCGTCCGGGTCATGTCCGAACAATAGCCGTTCAGCCTGGCGCCGATATCCAGGGTCAACGGTTCATTTTTGTTGAGTCTCCGGTCTGTGGGGACGGCATGCGGGAGCGCGCTGTTGGGACCGGACGCGACAATGGGGGGAAACGACAGACTCTCCGCCCCGCGGTCCCGGGCCAGTCCCTCGATCTTCCACGCGATCTCCCTTTCCGTCATGCCCGGCCGAAGATGGGTGGCAATCTCATCCAATACATCGGAGATAAGGTCCGCGGCCGCCTCCAGGGCTTGAATCTCTTCCGGATCTTTCACCTCCCGCAGTCCTTCAACAAGGCTGTCCAGGGGGACCAGTTCCACAGGGGGTGAAAGGGCCTGAAGCCGGATTTGGATTTTGCTGTGGAGTCCCCAGGTGAGGTAGTCCGGCTCAAAGCCGAGGGTCCGGATCCCCATGTCCATCACCCATGAGGGCATCTCGTCGACCAGGTCCTGCTTCAAGATCCTAGTCTCGAACTGAGGGGCCTCGTGCTCGGCCTGGAGGGTATATCTTGAATCCGTCACCAGGAGGGATCGGTTTCCGTGAATCAAAAGGGATCCGGAGGATTCCGGGAAATGTCCGTCCTCTGCCCTGAAACCGGAAAGATATCGACGGTTTTCAGGCTGAGTGATCCATGCGGCATCACACGGGGCAGGAGTGCCCGATGCCATGCGGTGTCTCAGGGCGGCCAGGCGGTTTTGATAGATTTTCGTTTTCATAGGCTCTTGTTGAGCGCCACTTTTAGTAACTGGTCTTTGTCATGAAAAAACAAGAAAATATGGCCATCCTTGCACTGAACGCTTAGCCTTCCGTCATTCCGGCACGATTCTAGCCGGAATCCAGAAATACGGCGTACTGGGTTCCGGCTAAGGGCATGCCGGAATGACGGGACAGTACACAGCCGTTTTGCTTGCGGTTATCCGAATTAGGATTCTCTCAGCCTGAAATATATTCAAGGAGATTGCTCTAAGATTGATGATAACCGATGGAGCGGGCTGCAATTTCAATAAAAAACAATACCCAAGTCCGTGCGGGGTGTCAATGGGGATGAGGCGAGCGGTCTCAACGAGCGGCGGGAAACCGAATCACGAGGACACAGGGCGACAATTCGCAACGGAAACTGTGCAGGGTTCTGATTTTTATTGACAGGAACGGAATTGCTCAATATTGAGGTTTTCATGGCGGTTGATCATTCCATGCTTACCTTACGACATCCCTGAAAACAAGATGCTTATTTATTCTGTCAGCGGATAGAACGGCCGGGCGGAGATCTATCCCGGAGTAACCCGCTATTCGCGAAGTTTATGCTTATGAAAGCCGCAAAAATGAATCAGCCAAGCAATGTGGCCGTTGCGCTCAGCGGGGGCGTGGACAGCGCTATGGCGGCCGTTCTCTTGAAGGCAGCCGGATGGGAGGTCTACGGCCTCCACCTGGTCCTTTCCGACGCTGACCCCCGAAGGGGAGAGCGGGTCAGTGAAATTGCAGACCGGATCGGCATTCCCCTGGAGATCCTCGATCTCCGGGAGCGCTTTGAAACAGAGGTGGTAAGGCCGTTCTGCCATGCCTATCGGGCGGGTCTGACACCGAATCCGTGCGTCCGCTGCAATCAGGAGATTAAATTCGATGCACTCCATCACTATTGCATTGAAAATGAGATCCGTTCCCTGGCCACCGGCCATTATGCCCGACACTGTGTGGAAGAGGGGAGGATAAGCCTTTTGAGGGGCGTGGATAGGGCAAAGGATCAATCCTATTTCCTGCAGCGACTGGGCGGGACCCTTCTTTCCAGGGCGATCTTTCCCCTGGGGGAGATGACCAAGGAAGAGGTCCGACGCCGGGCGCGGGATATGGCCCTTCCTTGTCATTCAAGACCCGAAAGCCAGGAGATCTGCTTTATTTCCGGGATGGACTACCGGGAGTTCATGGAGAAGAGGGGGCGTGCCTCGATCAGCAAAAAGGGGCTCATTGTGGATGAAGACGGCACGCGGATCGGAGAACATGAAGGGATTTACCGGTATACGATCGGCCAGAGACACGGTCTGGGAATTGCTTCTTCAAGGCCTTACTATGTCAAGGAAATCAGGCCCGAGGTGAACCAGGTAGTGGTGGCCAGGCGGGAGGCACTTTTTACCAATACCGTGCATGCGATAGCTCTGAATTGGATACAGGGCACCCCGCCTGAAAACGGGGCGAAGATGTCAGCACAGATCCGGTACCGTCACAAAGCGGCTCCGGGCCGGTTAACGGTGGTGTCATCGGATGAGGTACGGTTCATATTCGACATGCCCCAGTGGGCCGTCACGCCGGGACAGGCCATTGCACTTTATGATGGAGAAAGGCTCATCGGCGGTGGCTGGATTGAGAGATGAGAAGGGGCAAGGGATGAGGCAGGGAGCAGGGAGCAGGGA
This genomic stretch from Deltaproteobacteria bacterium harbors:
- a CDS encoding Xaa-Pro peptidase family protein, producing MKTKIYQNRLAALRHRMASGTPAPCDAAWITQPENRRYLSGFRAEDGHFPESSGSLLIHGNRSLLVTDSRYTLQAEHEAPQFETRILKQDLVDEMPSWVMDMGIRTLGFEPDYLTWGLHSKIQIRLQALSPPVELVPLDSLVEGLREVKDPEEIQALEAAADLISDVLDEIATHLRPGMTEREIAWKIEGLARDRGAESLSFPPIVASGPNSALPHAVPTDRRLNKNEPLTLDIGARLNGYCSDMTRTVFLGAPSPEFKIIYRTVRHAQLEALKSVRPLVESTHLDGLARKYIREAGFGKYFGHGLGHGVGLAVHERPRIGPRNPVKLQKGSVFTIEPGIYIPGKGGVRLEEMVLVEDTGPRILTRSDRFYDF
- the mnmA gene encoding tRNA 2-thiouridine(34) synthase MnmA, which gives rise to MNQPSNVAVALSGGVDSAMAAVLLKAAGWEVYGLHLVLSDADPRRGERVSEIADRIGIPLEILDLRERFETEVVRPFCHAYRAGLTPNPCVRCNQEIKFDALHHYCIENEIRSLATGHYARHCVEEGRISLLRGVDRAKDQSYFLQRLGGTLLSRAIFPLGEMTKEEVRRRARDMALPCHSRPESQEICFISGMDYREFMEKRGRASISKKGLIVDEDGTRIGEHEGIYRYTIGQRHGLGIASSRPYYVKEIRPEVNQVVVARREALFTNTVHAIALNWIQGTPPENGAKMSAQIRYRHKAAPGRLTVVSSDEVRFIFDMPQWAVTPGQAIALYDGERLIGGGWIER